The following coding sequences are from one Leptolyngbya sp. NIES-3755 window:
- a CDS encoding hypothetical protein (similar to AA sequence:cyanobase_aa:Aazo_0730) → MTRVIAISLPEIIQYIKISCQVPTIAEAIATRKIITEVAAADGINVEVTELQQAADTVRIANNLLTPESTWSWLAKHCLSVDEFEAIAHNNVLSAKLAEHLLSDRVESFFVAHQLDYTAAVLYEVVFEDEDLAIEVYYALQEGEMQFHEVAQQYSEDIEQRRMGGYRGKISRSELRPEISAAVFASTPPQLLRPIITPRGAHLIKVEEIVQPELDETLRMQILADLFADWLKQQLEQARLAVQLDPDQTVFTSSREVVQSQLS, encoded by the coding sequence ATGACCAGAGTAATTGCGATTTCTCTTCCAGAAATCATTCAATACATCAAAATATCCTGCCAAGTTCCCACGATCGCAGAAGCGATCGCAACTCGAAAAATTATCACAGAAGTGGCAGCAGCAGATGGAATTAACGTCGAAGTGACAGAGCTACAACAAGCAGCGGACACCGTTCGGATTGCAAACAATCTCCTGACACCCGAATCCACCTGGAGTTGGTTAGCAAAGCATTGTTTGTCGGTGGATGAATTCGAGGCGATCGCTCACAACAATGTACTATCCGCGAAGTTAGCGGAACATTTATTGAGCGATCGCGTTGAATCTTTTTTCGTGGCGCATCAGCTAGATTATACGGCTGCGGTGTTGTATGAAGTCGTATTCGAGGACGAGGATTTAGCGATCGAGGTTTACTACGCGCTGCAAGAAGGTGAAATGCAGTTTCATGAAGTCGCACAACAGTATAGTGAAGACATCGAACAGCGTCGGATGGGGGGCTATCGTGGAAAAATTTCTCGATCGGAGTTGAGACCAGAAATTTCTGCTGCGGTGTTTGCCTCCACGCCTCCACAACTATTGAGACCGATCATCACACCGCGAGGAGCGCATTTAATCAAGGTTGAGGAAATTGTGCAGCCAGAGTTAGATGAAACACTCCGAATGCAGATCTTGGCTGATCTATTTGCAGACTGGTTGAAGCAACAACTAGAACAAGCTCGGCTTGCAGTTCAGCTTGATCCAGATCAAACGGTTTTTACTTCCTCTAGGGAAGTCGTACAATCTCAGCTTTCTTGA
- a CDS encoding aldo/keto reductase family oxidoreductase (similar to AA sequence:cyanobase_aa:Npun_R3389), which produces MKLTNLTAPRSEPSLEQYDELAVMNSRFPNSDLSFYRKLGRTDLTVSCLGLGGGGHISSEDTLYAFDRGINYFFYSSDLHQYLYSSMAPALRQLCGRRSSVRDKVVLATVTYIIRTPDAVFSNLFDQFVDLGIDYIDVLFWGWIDQHNAPAFEKCINASPDIRGPNTVCQRTIERMFGVSERLKKMGAVRYIGASFHDHDLAQQYLDSSLLDVVMVRHNVAHRTAQKKVFPHLKADDPTRPGVVTFKSAGMFNALDQPPPGLPKHCWTPSVPDLYRYALSQNAVDVALAGWQTREHVDSAIEAMSKGKLTPEELNYLNLYGDLHRSRINIQDIPLDQLITR; this is translated from the coding sequence ATGAAACTTACGAATCTAACCGCTCCACGTTCAGAGCCATCTCTGGAGCAATATGATGAACTGGCTGTGATGAACTCTCGCTTTCCGAACTCTGATCTGTCTTTTTATCGAAAGTTAGGACGAACAGATCTAACAGTGAGTTGTTTGGGGTTAGGCGGCGGGGGTCATATTTCGAGCGAAGATACACTCTATGCCTTCGATCGCGGAATCAACTATTTTTTCTATTCCAGTGATCTTCACCAGTATTTGTATAGTTCGATGGCTCCTGCACTCAGACAACTTTGTGGGCGGCGTTCATCCGTCCGAGACAAGGTTGTTTTAGCCACTGTGACCTACATTATTCGGACCCCAGATGCTGTCTTCTCGAACTTATTTGATCAATTTGTCGATCTGGGAATTGATTACATTGATGTCTTGTTTTGGGGTTGGATTGATCAACACAATGCACCCGCGTTTGAAAAGTGCATCAATGCGTCTCCGGATATCCGAGGTCCAAATACGGTCTGTCAACGGACGATCGAGCGAATGTTCGGAGTTTCAGAACGCCTGAAAAAGATGGGCGCAGTCCGATACATTGGTGCATCATTTCACGATCACGATTTAGCACAGCAGTACCTCGATAGTTCTTTGCTCGACGTGGTGATGGTGCGGCACAATGTTGCTCATCGAACCGCTCAAAAGAAAGTGTTCCCGCACTTAAAAGCAGACGATCCAACTCGACCGGGTGTGGTGACGTTTAAATCAGCGGGAATGTTCAATGCGTTAGATCAGCCCCCTCCAGGCTTACCAAAACACTGTTGGACTCCTTCAGTTCCCGATTTGTACCGCTATGCTTTGAGTCAGAATGCAGTCGATGTGGCACTTGCTGGATGGCAAACTCGTGAGCATGTTGATAGCGCGATCGAGGCAATGTCAAAAGGTAAGCTCACCCCAGAAGAACTGAACTATCTCAATCTGTACGGCGATCTCCATCGAAGTCGCATCAACATTCAAGATATTCCACTAGACCAACTGATCACCCGGTAA
- a CDS encoding PpiC-type peptidyl-prolyl cis-trans isomerase (similar to AA sequence:cyanobase_aa:Npun_R3388) — protein MKENLKTTVEAPVEETSLGFTLPEIEFATDEQILAYLRRSCRFAEIAIASEQDATVLSICKQLGITVSDDEWQAAGDDFRTKHQLLSPTATIDWLDQQRITVEAWSEGIKVQLLTDKLKEHLFGAMIDSNYFGDRERHRRVALSQILVVDLATALTLVRQLRDEKASFCALALEYSKGKQSQMNGGFVGVRLFAELTPEIVEAIRSAHEGEIVGPVHSKLGYHILKIEKWYPVELNESMRTQLLDVLFQAWMQELHQKQSHQ, from the coding sequence ATGAAAGAAAATTTGAAAACAACTGTAGAAGCTCCAGTAGAAGAGACTTCACTAGGATTTACGCTTCCTGAAATCGAATTTGCCACTGACGAGCAGATTTTGGCATATCTTCGTCGATCGTGTCGCTTTGCTGAAATTGCGATCGCATCAGAACAAGATGCAACCGTGCTATCGATTTGCAAACAGTTAGGGATCACGGTTTCTGATGACGAGTGGCAAGCAGCGGGAGATGATTTTCGGACGAAGCATCAGTTACTCAGTCCGACTGCAACGATCGATTGGCTCGATCAACAACGAATCACTGTAGAAGCTTGGTCTGAAGGTATCAAAGTTCAGTTGTTGACCGACAAGCTCAAAGAGCATTTATTTGGGGCAATGATTGATAGTAACTATTTTGGCGATCGAGAACGTCATCGTCGTGTTGCTTTGTCTCAAATTCTAGTCGTCGATCTTGCGACTGCATTAACACTCGTTCGTCAGTTGCGCGATGAAAAAGCTTCGTTCTGTGCGCTGGCACTAGAGTACTCAAAAGGAAAACAGTCGCAGATGAACGGCGGATTTGTCGGAGTGCGATTGTTTGCTGAACTGACACCAGAGATTGTAGAGGCAATTCGCTCTGCTCACGAAGGCGAGATTGTGGGTCCAGTTCATTCTAAATTGGGCTATCACATTCTCAAAATTGAAAAATGGTATCCAGTCGAGCTAAATGAATCGATGCGGACACAGCTACTAGATGTGCTATTCCAAGCTTGGATGCAGGAATTACATCAGAAACAAAGCCATCAATAG
- a CDS encoding secretion protein HlyD family protein (similar to AA sequence:cyanobase_aa:Npun_F3521) encodes MPYSPNSHISPHNGANHHSKPDRSPSPVLEPQDTAQPKRSPTSEETWSYGTRDLLDALPQVWTRGLLYFLIVSAGILLPWSMFAKVDETGTARGRLEPRGKTIRLDAPVSGTVAAIKVKEGQTVAAGAVLVELETEMARSELEQAQARLEGLRSRYTQLQLMQNQSSVSLNTQRLQNQAQTAAQSAQVNQTKQQLKLSEATTVLVQELMTKDRQRVDRFTQLRDQGIIPGIQVEDAERNLIESQQRLAKAQSEIEQGQSELSKQQSGQQKLQREGELMLIESERRQRELDAQMLETQTNIDQTLKQIELLQFQLQQRVIRAPIAGTIFQLPVKSAGAVLPTGGMVAQIAPQNTNVVLKAQIPSENSGFLRVGLPVKVKFDAYPFQDYGVVSGHVRWISPDSKVKETPQGSYEVFDLDIVLDQPYIESGKKRISLAPGQTAIAEVIVRQRRVIDFVLDPFKKLQSGLKL; translated from the coding sequence ATGCCATATTCGCCGAATTCTCACATCTCTCCGCACAATGGCGCAAATCATCATTCAAAGCCCGATCGTTCTCCAAGTCCTGTGTTAGAGCCTCAAGACACTGCTCAACCTAAACGTTCACCAACCTCTGAGGAAACTTGGTCGTATGGCACTCGTGATTTGCTCGATGCTTTGCCACAGGTTTGGACAAGAGGATTGCTGTACTTTCTGATTGTTTCTGCTGGAATTTTACTCCCTTGGTCGATGTTTGCGAAGGTTGATGAAACAGGGACAGCACGGGGACGATTAGAACCGAGAGGAAAAACGATTCGGCTTGATGCTCCGGTTTCTGGTACGGTTGCTGCGATCAAAGTGAAAGAAGGGCAAACCGTTGCCGCCGGGGCAGTCTTAGTTGAACTTGAAACCGAAATGGCTCGATCGGAACTCGAACAAGCCCAAGCCCGCCTCGAAGGATTACGCAGTCGCTATACTCAGCTTCAATTGATGCAAAATCAATCCTCAGTCAGCCTCAATACTCAACGACTTCAGAATCAAGCTCAAACCGCCGCACAGTCCGCCCAAGTCAATCAAACAAAGCAGCAATTAAAACTCAGTGAGGCAACGACTGTACTGGTTCAAGAACTGATGACCAAAGATCGACAGAGAGTCGATCGCTTTACTCAATTACGCGATCAAGGCATCATTCCTGGCATTCAAGTAGAGGATGCAGAACGAAATCTGATTGAAAGTCAGCAACGGTTAGCGAAAGCACAATCTGAGATTGAACAAGGACAATCTGAGCTATCCAAACAACAGAGCGGTCAGCAAAAACTTCAACGCGAAGGAGAGTTAATGCTGATCGAAAGTGAACGACGGCAGCGAGAGTTAGATGCTCAGATGCTAGAGACTCAGACGAACATTGATCAAACACTCAAGCAGATTGAATTACTTCAGTTTCAATTGCAACAACGAGTGATTCGCGCCCCGATCGCAGGAACAATCTTTCAACTCCCAGTGAAGAGTGCAGGTGCAGTTTTGCCCACAGGCGGAATGGTAGCTCAGATTGCACCTCAAAATACGAATGTGGTGTTAAAAGCTCAAATTCCTAGCGAAAATAGTGGCTTTTTGCGGGTGGGCTTGCCTGTGAAAGTGAAATTTGATGCTTATCCGTTTCAGGATTATGGTGTAGTGTCAGGTCATGTTCGCTGGATTTCTCCAGATTCTAAGGTCAAAGAAACACCACAAGGTTCGTATGAAGTGTTTGATTTAGACATTGTGCTCGATCAACCTTACATTGAAAGCGGCAAGAAGCGAATTTCGCTAGCCCCTGGACAAACCGCGATCGCAGAAGTGATCGTGCGGCAACGTCGCGTGATTGACTTTGTACTTGATCCCTTTAAGAAGCTACAGTCTGGCTTAAAATTGTAA